From the genome of Phytohabitans rumicis, one region includes:
- a CDS encoding DUF1961 family protein: MTYHNPLSSPEDIAAFRLEGDGAVSFPRGRLRLESLRPPEDGQDANIVLWCPQDFGPDLTVEWDFWPIREPGLCILFFHARGRQGEDIFDLAPRTGPYEQYHHGDLDAYHVSYFRRMWPSERKLHTCNLRKSYGFHLVAQGPDPLPAVLDAQGPYPLRLTVHRGEVTFEVADLVSFRWRDDAPLSGGKLGFRQMAPMIGEYANLRVTEH, from the coding sequence ATGACGTACCACAATCCGTTGAGCTCGCCGGAGGACATCGCCGCGTTCCGGCTGGAGGGTGACGGCGCGGTCTCGTTCCCCCGGGGACGACTGAGGCTGGAGAGCCTGCGTCCGCCCGAGGACGGCCAGGACGCCAACATCGTGCTGTGGTGCCCGCAGGACTTCGGCCCGGACCTCACGGTGGAGTGGGATTTCTGGCCGATCCGGGAGCCCGGCCTGTGCATCCTCTTCTTCCACGCGCGCGGGCGGCAGGGCGAGGACATCTTCGACCTGGCGCCGCGCACCGGCCCGTACGAGCAGTATCACCACGGCGACCTGGACGCGTACCACGTGTCGTACTTCCGCCGGATGTGGCCGTCTGAGCGGAAGCTCCACACGTGCAACCTCCGCAAGAGCTACGGCTTCCACCTGGTCGCGCAGGGACCGGACCCGTTGCCGGCGGTGCTGGACGCGCAGGGGCCGTACCCGCTGCGCCTGACCGTCCACCGCGGCGAGGTCACCTTCGAGGTCGCTGACCTGGTGTCCTTCCGCTGGCGGGATGACGCGCCGCTGTCCGGCGGCAAGCTCGGCTTCCGGCAGATGGCGCCGATGATCGGCGAGTATGCCAACCTCCGCGTCACCGAGCACTGA
- a CDS encoding exo-rhamnogalacturonan lyase family protein, with protein MPVDEAAFVSTNDAAQYGLAAIQLLALVPHVPRQ; from the coding sequence ATGCCCGTCGACGAGGCGGCGTTCGTGTCCACCAACGACGCCGCGCAGTACGGCCTCGCCGCGATCCAGTTGCTCGCCCTCGTCCCACACGTACCCAGGCAGTAA
- the groL gene encoding chaperonin GroEL (60 kDa chaperone family; promotes refolding of misfolded polypeptides especially under stressful conditions; forms two stacked rings of heptamers to form a barrel-shaped 14mer; ends can be capped by GroES; misfolded proteins enter the barrel where they are refolded when GroES binds), which translates to MAKLIAFGDEARRGLERGMSIVADTVKVTLGPKGRNVVLDTKWGVPTITNDGVSIAEQIDLDDPYEKLGAELVKEVAKKTDDVAGDGTTTATVLAQALVRQGLRNVGAGANPIALKRGIEAAVAAVVEALRNQARDVETREQIAATASISAGDAAVGEIIAEAMDKVGKEGVITVEESNTFGLELELTEGMRFDKGYISPYFVTDVERMETVLDDPYLLIVEKRISNLNDLLPILEKVMQAGKPLMIIAEDVEGEALATLVVNKVRGTFTSVAVKAPGFGDRRTAMLTDLAILTGAQVISETVGLTLDNAGLDTLGVARRVVVTKDETTIVDGAGDADQIAGRVAQLRTEIENSDSDYDREKLQERLAKLAGGVAVVKVGAATEVELKERKHRIEDAVRNAKAAVEEGLVAGGGVALANAAASAFDKLDLAGDEATGANIVRVALTAPLKQIAVNTGLEGGVVAEKVHSLPPDHGLNAATGEYVDMFKAGIVEPAKVTRCALQNAASIAALFLTTEVLVADKAAQ; encoded by the coding sequence ATGGCCAAGTTGATCGCGTTTGGGGACGAGGCCCGTCGCGGCCTGGAGCGCGGCATGAGCATCGTGGCGGACACCGTGAAGGTGACGCTGGGCCCGAAGGGCCGCAACGTCGTACTGGACACCAAGTGGGGCGTGCCCACGATCACCAACGACGGTGTCAGCATCGCTGAACAGATCGACCTTGACGACCCGTACGAGAAGCTGGGCGCCGAGTTGGTCAAGGAAGTCGCGAAGAAGACCGACGACGTGGCCGGCGACGGCACCACCACCGCCACCGTCCTGGCCCAGGCGCTGGTGCGGCAAGGGCTGCGCAACGTCGGTGCCGGCGCGAACCCGATCGCGCTCAAGCGCGGCATCGAGGCCGCGGTCGCGGCGGTGGTCGAGGCGCTGAGAAACCAGGCTCGGGACGTGGAGACGAGGGAGCAGATCGCCGCCACCGCGTCGATCTCCGCCGGTGACGCCGCCGTTGGCGAGATCATCGCCGAGGCGATGGACAAGGTCGGCAAGGAAGGCGTCATCACCGTCGAGGAGAGCAACACCTTCGGCCTCGAGCTCGAGCTCACCGAGGGCATGCGCTTCGACAAGGGCTACATCTCGCCGTACTTCGTCACCGATGTCGAACGGATGGAGACCGTTCTCGACGATCCGTACCTGCTCATCGTCGAGAAGAGGATCTCGAACCTGAACGACCTGCTGCCGATCCTGGAGAAGGTCATGCAGGCGGGCAAGCCGCTGATGATCATCGCGGAGGACGTCGAGGGCGAGGCCCTCGCGACCCTGGTCGTCAACAAGGTCCGTGGCACCTTCACGTCGGTGGCCGTCAAGGCACCCGGCTTCGGAGACCGGCGTACGGCGATGCTGACCGACCTCGCGATCCTCACCGGTGCCCAGGTCATCAGCGAGACGGTGGGCCTCACCCTGGACAACGCCGGACTCGACACCCTGGGGGTGGCTCGCAGGGTCGTCGTCACCAAGGACGAGACGACCATTGTCGACGGCGCCGGGGACGCCGACCAGATCGCCGGCCGGGTCGCCCAGTTGCGCACCGAGATCGAGAACAGCGACTCCGACTACGACCGCGAGAAACTGCAGGAGCGGCTGGCCAAGCTGGCCGGCGGAGTCGCGGTGGTCAAGGTCGGCGCGGCCACCGAGGTCGAACTGAAGGAGCGCAAGCACCGCATCGAGGACGCCGTACGCAACGCCAAGGCCGCCGTCGAGGAAGGGCTGGTGGCCGGTGGCGGGGTGGCGCTGGCCAACGCCGCGGCCAGCGCATTCGACAAGCTCGACCTCGCCGGCGACGAGGCCACGGGGGCGAACATCGTGCGGGTCGCGCTGACCGCGCCGCTCAAGCAAATCGCCGTCAACACCGGCCTCGAGGGCGGCGTGGTGGCCGAGAAGGTCCACTCCCTCCCGCCGGACCACGGCCTCAACGCCGCCACCGGCGAATATGTCGACATGTTCAAGGCGGGCATCGTCGAACCCGCCAAGGTCACCCGCTGCGCGCTGCAGAACGCCGCGTCGATCGCGGCGCTGTTCCTGACCACGGAGGTGCTCGTCGCCGACAAGGCGGCACAGTAG
- a CDS encoding LacI family DNA-binding transcriptional regulator, whose translation MKDVAAAAGVSVGTVSNVLNRPERVSGLTRARVQQAMRELGFVRNESARQLRAGKSRVLAYVMLDASNPFFTDVAQGIEDVAEAADLSVFICNSDQREERERSYLTRLKEQRVQGVLITPVDPDGFTIDDLARRGTPVVIVDGSRGGGMSCSVAVDDVLGGRLAAEHLLDLGHERIAFVGGPERIGQVRDRREGAWRALTAAGRAREDLVMVGTDALTVAEGRGAGARLAGMARKVRPTAAFCANDLLALGLLQECVTLGIRVPDDLAIVGYDDIDFAAAATVPLTSVRQPRRQLGRMAAELLIDEAGNPFHRHQQVLFTPELVARATTRQG comes from the coding sequence GTGAAAGACGTCGCCGCCGCGGCGGGCGTGTCGGTGGGCACCGTGTCCAACGTCCTCAACCGTCCGGAACGGGTTAGCGGGCTCACCAGGGCACGGGTTCAGCAAGCCATGCGCGAGCTCGGCTTCGTGCGCAACGAGTCCGCGCGCCAGCTGCGCGCCGGCAAGAGCCGCGTGCTCGCGTACGTGATGCTCGATGCCAGCAATCCGTTCTTCACCGACGTCGCGCAGGGCATCGAGGACGTCGCCGAGGCGGCTGACCTCTCGGTGTTCATCTGCAACAGCGATCAGCGGGAAGAGCGCGAGCGCTCCTACCTGACCCGGCTCAAGGAGCAGCGGGTGCAGGGCGTGCTGATAACGCCGGTGGACCCCGACGGCTTCACCATAGACGATCTTGCGCGGCGCGGCACCCCGGTCGTCATCGTCGACGGTTCCCGGGGTGGCGGTATGAGCTGCTCCGTGGCGGTCGACGATGTCCTCGGCGGGCGTCTGGCCGCCGAACACCTGCTCGACCTCGGCCACGAGCGGATCGCGTTCGTCGGTGGTCCGGAGCGGATCGGGCAGGTCCGGGACCGGCGCGAGGGCGCTTGGCGCGCGCTCACGGCCGCGGGCCGGGCCCGCGAGGACCTCGTGATGGTCGGTACCGACGCGCTCACCGTCGCCGAGGGCCGGGGCGCGGGCGCGCGGCTCGCCGGCATGGCGCGCAAGGTGCGCCCGACCGCGGCGTTCTGCGCGAACGACCTGCTGGCGCTCGGCTTGCTGCAGGAGTGCGTCACCCTGGGCATCCGCGTGCCCGACGACCTGGCCATCGTGGGCTACGACGACATCGACTTCGCCGCCGCCGCCACCGTTCCCCTCACGTCGGTGCGGCAACCGCGACGGCAGCTCGGCCGCATGGCGGCTGAGCTGCTGATCGACGAGGCCGGCAACCCATTTCACCGGCACCAGCAGGTGCTGTTCACGCCCGAGTTGGTCGCGCGGGCCACGACCCGGCAGGGGTGA
- a CDS encoding GAF and ANTAR domain-containing protein, whose translation MAGIQLSDVFVEMADTLVDDFDVIDFLHVLTERCVQLLGVSAAGLLLTDERDALQVVAASSERTRLLELFQLQTDQGPCVDCFRTGQPVSVADLSSAGRWPAFTAAAAEVGFVAVHAMPMRLRAEVIGALNLFDTAPGPLDDDKLRVGQALADVATIGLLQQRAIHRRDTLTEQLQTALRSRILIEQAKGVLAERLQLDMAEAFTVLRGGARSRNLRLTDLAQAIVDGTEQLAPPPATNPPR comes from the coding sequence ATGGCCGGCATTCAGCTATCGGACGTGTTCGTCGAAATGGCCGACACTCTCGTCGACGACTTCGACGTGATCGACTTTCTGCACGTGCTGACCGAGCGGTGCGTGCAGTTGTTGGGCGTGTCGGCAGCCGGCCTGCTGTTGACCGACGAGCGAGACGCGTTGCAGGTGGTGGCCGCCTCCTCCGAGCGGACCAGGCTGCTCGAGCTTTTCCAACTCCAGACCGACCAGGGCCCGTGCGTGGACTGCTTCCGTACCGGCCAACCCGTGTCGGTCGCGGACCTGTCCTCGGCCGGCCGCTGGCCGGCCTTCACCGCCGCCGCTGCCGAGGTCGGATTCGTCGCCGTACACGCGATGCCCATGCGCCTACGCGCCGAGGTGATCGGTGCGCTGAACCTGTTCGACACCGCGCCGGGACCTCTCGACGACGACAAGCTGCGCGTCGGCCAGGCACTCGCGGACGTGGCCACCATCGGGCTTCTGCAGCAACGCGCCATCCACCGCCGCGACACTCTCACCGAACAGCTGCAGACCGCGCTGCGCAGCCGGATCCTGATCGAGCAGGCCAAAGGGGTTTTGGCCGAACGACTCCAGCTGGACATGGCCGAAGCGTTCACGGTGCTGCGCGGCGGCGCCCGAAGCCGCAACCTGCGCTTGACCGACCTCGCTCAGGCCATTGTCGACGGCACCGAACAGCTCGCACCGCCGCCGGCCACCAATCCGCCCCGCTGA
- a CDS encoding NAD(P)-dependent oxidoreductase, producing the protein MKICIVGASGKLGQYMVRHALDRGYEVVGVCRERSVDKLGAFKGRISVVAGATNDREVIARAVAGCDGVLTVLVPLGVDNYSSGTAQAVLDHARPGARLVFSCGWHITRDGLDVYSWKVKALVKVVGRLAKLARLVDLDDQVEACRRIFASDTRWTVVRGSDLEEGDSQGLPVWSRHTGDPILDSNITRRVDFALFMVEALRNDELVHEAPAIVGRQTPSAIAHAATTPAP; encoded by the coding sequence GTGAAGATCTGCATCGTTGGGGCTTCTGGAAAGCTCGGGCAGTACATGGTGCGGCACGCGCTGGACCGGGGCTACGAGGTGGTCGGCGTGTGCCGGGAACGCAGCGTGGACAAGCTGGGCGCGTTCAAGGGGCGTATCTCCGTCGTCGCGGGAGCGACGAACGACCGGGAGGTCATCGCACGCGCGGTCGCCGGTTGCGATGGCGTACTGACCGTGTTGGTGCCGCTCGGGGTCGACAACTACTCATCGGGAACGGCCCAGGCCGTGCTCGACCACGCACGTCCCGGGGCACGTCTCGTGTTCTCCTGCGGGTGGCACATCACGCGCGACGGCCTGGACGTGTACTCCTGGAAGGTCAAGGCACTTGTCAAGGTCGTCGGCCGGCTCGCGAAGCTCGCACGCCTCGTCGACCTCGACGACCAGGTAGAAGCCTGCCGGCGGATCTTCGCCAGCGACACCCGGTGGACCGTCGTACGCGGCAGCGACCTGGAGGAGGGCGACAGCCAGGGCCTACCGGTGTGGAGCCGCCACACGGGCGATCCGATCCTCGATAGCAACATCACCCGCCGTGTGGACTTCGCCCTGTTCATGGTGGAGGCCCTCAGGAACGACGAGTTGGTCCATGAGGCCCCGGCGATCGTCGGCCGCCAAACACCGTCGGCGATCGCGCACGCCGCCACGACTCCCGCGCCGTGA
- a CDS encoding GAF and ANTAR domain-containing protein produces MNADRRTRLWSQVVENAHGGPVTVEHVCAAALPAAGVDGAAITVVLGAPSRETVYITGEVAAELAELALTLGEGPTVDAVEGGPVLAADLTTSACLARWPVFAPAAVSAGVRAVFALPLQVGAIHVGVMDLYRAEPGGLDGDQLADALLLADTACALLLDAAQHDRPRPDGRRSEPIAPAHPEVHQATGMITVQLGVTAAVALIRLRAYAYAHDRRLRDVAADVVARRLRFDRESGGDSR; encoded by the coding sequence GTGAACGCCGATCGCAGGACGCGGCTGTGGAGCCAGGTCGTCGAAAACGCCCACGGCGGGCCGGTCACGGTCGAGCATGTCTGTGCCGCGGCACTGCCGGCGGCGGGCGTGGACGGCGCCGCCATCACCGTGGTGCTCGGCGCGCCCTCCCGTGAGACCGTGTACATCACCGGCGAGGTCGCCGCCGAGCTCGCGGAGCTGGCCCTGACCCTCGGCGAGGGCCCGACCGTGGACGCCGTCGAGGGCGGCCCCGTGTTGGCCGCCGACCTGACGACCTCGGCCTGCCTGGCCCGCTGGCCGGTTTTCGCCCCCGCCGCGGTGTCCGCCGGAGTGCGCGCGGTGTTCGCGCTGCCGCTGCAGGTCGGCGCGATCCATGTCGGTGTCATGGATCTCTACCGCGCCGAGCCCGGCGGTCTGGACGGCGACCAACTCGCTGACGCGCTGCTGTTGGCCGATACCGCCTGCGCGCTGCTGCTCGACGCGGCACAGCACGACCGGCCGCGGCCTGACGGACGCCGGTCGGAGCCGATCGCTCCTGCGCACCCTGAGGTGCACCAGGCCACCGGGATGATCACCGTGCAGCTGGGGGTGACCGCGGCGGTGGCCCTCATCCGCCTGCGTGCGTACGCGTACGCCCACGACCGGCGGCTGCGCGACGTGGCCGCTGACGTGGTCGCCCGACGCCTCCGATTCGACCGCGAATCTGGGGGCGATAGTCGTTGA
- a CDS encoding carbohydrate ABC transporter permease yields the protein MKRTHSIRHYDSASSRVFDVANVLILLSLAAITLLPLLYVLAGSFASEGEIDSRPFFLWPERIVTDAYDYMFAGDTFIRALLTTIGVTAVGTAIQVALTLTMAYPLSKRHLPGRVFVINLVVFTLVFSGGMIPTYLVVRELGLLDSYWALILPLAINPFYLLIVKSFFQELPEALEEAARIDGCNELGVFWRIVLPLSKPVIATFSLFYAVAIWNDYMSPLLYINDEDKWTLQVLVRQITAPNADSANMLGTQSSAFFPEQGLKFAVIVLATVPILLVYPFLQKHFAKGVMIGSVKE from the coding sequence ATGAAGAGAACCCATTCGATCCGGCACTACGACTCGGCCAGCAGCCGCGTCTTCGACGTCGCGAACGTGCTCATCCTGTTGTCGCTCGCGGCCATCACCCTGCTGCCACTGCTCTACGTCCTCGCGGGCTCGTTCGCCTCCGAGGGCGAGATCGACTCGCGGCCGTTCTTTCTGTGGCCGGAAAGGATCGTCACCGACGCGTACGACTACATGTTCGCCGGCGACACGTTCATCCGCGCGCTGCTGACCACCATCGGCGTGACCGCCGTCGGCACGGCGATCCAGGTGGCGCTGACGCTCACGATGGCGTACCCGCTGTCGAAGCGGCACCTGCCGGGCCGGGTGTTCGTCATCAACCTGGTCGTCTTCACGCTGGTCTTCAGCGGCGGCATGATCCCGACGTACCTGGTGGTGCGCGAGCTCGGGCTGCTCGACAGCTACTGGGCGCTGATCCTGCCGCTGGCCATCAACCCGTTCTACCTGCTCATCGTGAAAAGCTTCTTCCAAGAGCTGCCGGAGGCCCTCGAAGAGGCGGCCCGGATCGACGGCTGCAACGAGCTCGGCGTGTTCTGGCGGATCGTGCTGCCGCTGTCCAAACCCGTCATCGCGACGTTCTCGCTGTTTTACGCGGTCGCCATCTGGAACGACTACATGTCGCCGCTGCTCTACATCAACGACGAAGACAAGTGGACATTGCAGGTGCTGGTCCGCCAGATCACCGCGCCGAACGCGGACTCGGCGAACATGCTGGGCACGCAGTCGTCGGCCTTCTTCCCCGAGCAGGGCCTGAAGTTCGCGGTCATCGTGCTCGCGACGGTGCCCATCCTGCTGGTCTATCCGTTCCTGCAGAAGCACTTCGCGAAGGGCGTCATGATCGGGTCGGTCAAGGAGTGA
- a CDS encoding YesL family protein yields the protein MYEAADEVVWAAKLNLLWGLFTLAGGVILGVGPATVAAYTLARRRALGESFHSWPAFAAAYRREFGRGTLLVLPLVGVAALLVTNYFYFASLGSAGTAFRLATLAALGVLVVIWAYALPMSVHFDLRTLSCLPKASLFALTRPAASVLLLFIFTAVVYVATTFPFLVLVLAVGGWIQLDTWLCLRFFAENEAKLHAKGIS from the coding sequence TTGTACGAAGCAGCCGACGAGGTGGTCTGGGCCGCCAAGCTCAACCTGCTCTGGGGCCTGTTCACGCTGGCCGGCGGCGTGATCCTCGGCGTCGGCCCGGCCACCGTCGCGGCATACACCCTGGCCCGCCGGCGGGCGCTTGGTGAATCATTTCATTCTTGGCCCGCGTTCGCGGCCGCCTACCGGCGGGAGTTCGGTCGCGGCACCCTCCTGGTCCTCCCGCTGGTCGGCGTGGCGGCCCTCCTGGTCACGAACTACTTCTACTTCGCATCGCTCGGCTCGGCGGGTACGGCCTTCCGGCTGGCCACCCTCGCGGCGCTGGGGGTGCTGGTCGTGATCTGGGCGTACGCGCTGCCCATGTCCGTCCACTTCGACCTGCGAACGCTGAGCTGCCTGCCCAAGGCATCGCTGTTCGCCCTCACCCGTCCGGCCGCGTCCGTGCTGCTGCTGTTCATCTTCACAGCGGTCGTGTACGTGGCCACGACGTTCCCGTTCCTGGTGCTGGTGCTCGCCGTCGGCGGGTGGATCCAGCTCGACACCTGGCTCTGTCTGCGCTTTTTCGCCGAGAACGAGGCGAAACTCCACGCGAAAGGAATCTCATGA
- a CDS encoding extracellular solute-binding protein yields the protein MNRRRRLLAGALALSTALGLAACGEEEKAASFDTITVMTRLFGTAPDPNGEMQQAIQKLIGKKLDITWVPNADYGDKLNVTLASNNIPDVLVADEKAPAFVQAATAGAFWDLTGKLDKYPNLKAADERTALNSSINGKIYGIYRVRPVLRSAVMLRKDWLAKLGLQEPQSVDDLYNVAKAFTEQDPDGNGKKDTYGLIIPKWPGNYASSSPYDTIETWFGAPNGWGERNGKLVQGFDTEEFYTANRWLKKWVDEGLVNKDFATLDSANWNDAFVQGKGGIIIDVNVRGTDLSVRMKEKDPKSFDKVTMVGNLKRSDGQKFSLPFTGYNNVLAISKQRVRTEEQLDDVLTTLDKLQSKEGSALLTNGIDGRNYKLEDGKAVLINQDDPAVKVVQNDVDKAFIQIGTRASVGLGQYPFKFPDESTQKLFDLRDTLMNEDLKTAVYNPALPVIAPTLVSKGQTLNLIIPDARLKYLSGQITEEQLRAEVKRWYESGGTEVTQETNDLVSKLPK from the coding sequence GTGAACCGACGGCGCCGGCTCTTGGCCGGAGCACTCGCCCTGTCTACCGCCCTGGGCCTCGCCGCCTGTGGCGAGGAGGAGAAGGCGGCGTCGTTCGACACGATCACCGTGATGACACGCCTGTTCGGCACCGCGCCCGACCCGAACGGGGAGATGCAACAGGCCATCCAGAAGCTGATCGGCAAGAAGCTCGACATCACCTGGGTGCCCAACGCGGACTACGGCGACAAGCTCAACGTCACGCTCGCGTCGAACAACATCCCGGACGTGCTGGTCGCGGACGAGAAGGCTCCGGCGTTCGTCCAGGCCGCCACGGCCGGCGCCTTCTGGGACCTGACCGGCAAGCTGGACAAGTACCCGAACCTCAAGGCGGCCGACGAGCGGACCGCGCTCAACTCCTCCATCAACGGCAAGATCTACGGGATTTACCGGGTACGGCCGGTGCTGCGGTCGGCCGTCATGCTCCGCAAGGACTGGCTGGCGAAGCTCGGCCTGCAGGAGCCGCAGTCGGTCGACGACCTGTACAACGTCGCCAAGGCGTTCACCGAGCAGGATCCGGACGGCAACGGCAAGAAGGACACCTACGGGTTGATCATCCCGAAGTGGCCCGGCAACTACGCCAGCTCCAGCCCGTACGACACGATCGAGACGTGGTTCGGGGCGCCCAATGGCTGGGGCGAGCGCAACGGCAAGCTCGTGCAGGGCTTCGACACCGAGGAGTTCTACACGGCCAACCGGTGGCTGAAGAAGTGGGTCGACGAGGGTCTGGTCAACAAGGACTTCGCGACGCTGGACAGCGCCAACTGGAACGACGCGTTCGTCCAGGGCAAGGGCGGCATCATCATCGACGTCAACGTCCGCGGCACCGACCTGTCGGTCCGGATGAAGGAGAAGGACCCGAAGAGCTTCGACAAGGTGACCATGGTCGGCAACCTGAAGCGGTCCGACGGCCAGAAGTTCTCGCTTCCGTTCACCGGATACAACAACGTCCTCGCCATCTCCAAGCAGCGGGTCCGCACCGAGGAGCAGCTGGACGACGTCCTGACGACGCTGGACAAGCTCCAGTCCAAGGAGGGCTCGGCCCTGCTGACCAACGGCATCGACGGCCGTAACTACAAGCTCGAAGACGGGAAGGCCGTCCTGATCAACCAGGACGACCCCGCGGTCAAGGTGGTCCAGAACGACGTGGACAAGGCGTTCATCCAGATCGGCACCCGCGCCAGCGTCGGCCTGGGCCAGTACCCGTTCAAGTTCCCCGACGAGTCGACGCAGAAGCTGTTCGACCTGCGGGACACGCTGATGAACGAGGACCTGAAGACGGCGGTCTACAACCCGGCGCTTCCGGTCATCGCGCCGACCCTCGTCTCCAAGGGCCAGACGCTCAACCTGATCATCCCCGACGCGCGGCTCAAGTACCTGTCCGGCCAGATCACCGAGGAGCAGCTGCGGGCCGAGGTCAAGCGCTGGTACGAGAGCGGCGGCACCGAGGTGACGCAGGAAACCAACGACCTGGTGTCGAAGCTCCCCAAGTAA
- a CDS encoding ABC transporter permease encodes MATDLVPGVAPDTPKTARPRAPRVARKNPARRLALLLRHRWLYLMLLPGVAYFLVFKYWPMYGLHIAFKDYIPFLGYSGSPWVGLKHFEELFTGGDFGRLMANTLILALLTIVFVFPAPIVVALLLNEVRVSVLKRSVQSLIYIPHFLSWTIVASLTYLLFSADFGVLAGFINDIVGGQRADYVAQEEWFRPLIILQLLWKQTGWGTIIYLAALASVDQQLYEAARVDGAGRWRQLWHITLPAIRPAIVVMAILTSGNIMDTGFEQIWLMTTSLNRPVSEVFDTYVYYIGITQGGFSYATAVGLFKGVVGVFLIVGSNWLAKRLGQRGLY; translated from the coding sequence GTGGCCACCGATCTGGTTCCCGGCGTGGCGCCGGACACGCCGAAAACCGCCCGGCCACGGGCCCCACGCGTCGCCCGCAAGAATCCCGCCCGCCGCCTCGCGCTGCTGCTGCGGCACCGCTGGCTCTACCTGATGCTCCTGCCCGGCGTGGCGTACTTCCTGGTCTTCAAGTACTGGCCGATGTACGGCCTGCACATCGCCTTCAAGGACTACATCCCGTTCCTCGGCTACTCGGGGAGTCCGTGGGTCGGCCTGAAGCACTTCGAGGAGCTGTTCACCGGCGGTGACTTCGGCCGGCTGATGGCCAACACGCTGATCCTGGCGCTGCTCACCATCGTGTTCGTCTTCCCGGCGCCGATCGTGGTGGCCCTGCTGCTGAACGAGGTACGCGTCAGCGTGCTGAAGCGCTCGGTCCAGTCGCTGATCTACATCCCGCACTTCCTGTCGTGGACGATCGTGGCGTCGCTGACGTATCTGCTGTTCTCCGCGGACTTCGGCGTCCTCGCCGGCTTCATCAACGACATCGTCGGCGGCCAGCGCGCGGACTACGTGGCGCAGGAAGAGTGGTTCCGGCCGCTCATCATCCTGCAGTTGCTGTGGAAGCAGACCGGCTGGGGGACGATCATCTACCTCGCCGCCCTGGCGAGCGTGGACCAGCAGCTCTACGAGGCGGCCCGGGTCGACGGCGCCGGGCGGTGGCGCCAGCTGTGGCACATCACGCTGCCGGCGATCCGGCCGGCGATCGTGGTGATGGCCATCCTGACCTCCGGCAACATCATGGACACCGGGTTCGAGCAGATCTGGCTGATGACGACGTCGCTGAACCGCCCGGTGTCGGAGGTCTTCGATACCTACGTGTACTACATCGGTATCACCCAGGGTGGCTTCAGCTACGCCACCGCGGTGGGCCTGTTCAAGGGCGTGGTCGGTGTGTTCCTGATCGTCGGCTCGAACTGGCTGGCCAAGCGCCTCGGCCAGCGTGGACTCTACTGA